Sequence from the Bacillus thuringiensis genome:
ATAAAAAGCTTAATCCTTATGTAATGATGATGCTTGAACTTGTTTTTTCCATTCGCTTAAATACACTTTCTCTTCTGTAGGAAGTCCAACAGGTAATTGTGCAATCAATTCTAAACTATTTCCATCAGGGTCGTTAAAGTATACGGCGGCATGTGCTAATTCAGGAAAAACAATTGGCTCAATTGGTTCCATTCCAAAGTCTTTTCGTACTGAAATACCTTTTTGACTTAGCCAATGTATCGCATGTTCTAAATCATGTAAGCTTACTTGAAAGGCGATGTGTCGTAAAGAGGGATGATAATTCACTTTGTATTCTGTGCCTTCCCAAAGGCCGAGCCAACTTTCATTTTCTTTAATCCAAAAGAAAGCAATATCATCTCCTCTTTTATATAATTTCAGTCCAAGTGATTCGTAAAAAGGTATAGACACTTCTAAGTTACGGACGGGTAAATGTGCTTCGTAAAGACCTTTAATCATTGTAATCCTCCTCAGTAAAAATGTTTCTTATTTCATAGTAAACGTTTTTTTATGAGTTGAAATCACAAAAAAGAGGGATATAATTTCATACGAAAGTATGAAAAAACAGCTCAAATATGAGCTGTTTTCGTATAGTTTTTCGTTCATTTGTTAAGGATAGGATATATTAGTACCCGTATCCGCCGCCACCCCAACAGCTACATCCGATGATGATTAGAAGGATGAATAGTACGATTAGCAAAGCAAATCCACCGCCGAAACCAGCGCAACTTCCACCATAGCTCATATGTTTTCCTCCTTTTGAGTAAGTTAATCTATATAATTCATGGACTACTGTATAAAGTATGTTTTTTGTGTGGAAAAGGAGCCAGTCTCTTTTGTAATTAGACAAACGCCTGTGTGGTCATTTTAAGTGTATATTGAGCTAAGGATGTATGGATAAATCGTTATATATTTTGCGATTTGTTCATAAAAAAATATAAAATTGTAAAAAAAACCATTTTTATATTTTTTTATGAGAGGATTTGTACTATAATTTTACAAGTAATATTATGGGAAAAGGGAGTTTTAGTAAAGAGATGGAGATGGGACAATTACAAAATAAAATAGAAAACAAAAAGAAAGAGCTAATTCAACTTGTTGCTAGACACGGGTTGGATCATGATAAAGTTTTGTTATTTAGCCGAGATTTAGATATACTAATTAATAAGTTTATGAATGTAAAAGATAAAGTACATAAATAAATAATTTGTAGTTTTTTATATTAAGATATTCTATAAAAGAAGGAGAGAACAGTATTTGGAACATTTACAAGAAGAGCTGTATAAACAAATAAAAGAAGAAAAAGGTATTGTTACAATCTTTTTAAAGAGTGGCGTTAGAATAGTAGGAGAAATTGTTGCGATAGACAAATTTACTGTTTTAATGTTAGTTGATGGAAAACAACAACTTATTTACAAGCAGGCTGTATCAACAATAATGAAATAAGACACTCATATTGAGTGTCTTATTTCATTATCTTTTGCAAGCTTCAACGTCAATGCCGGCAGCTAGTAATTTCTTTTCTCCATCTTGCTCGATGAGTTTTTGTAATTTAGATAGGAAAGAATCAAAGTTTGTATGCTTTGCTACTTGGAATGTCATTTTGTGCTCAATTGGTAGCCACGTATCAATATCAGCTTCGTTATGCTGAATTTTCACCTCAAGTTTATCAAGTGCGTTAGCAACTTTTGCTTCGTACGTTTCTTTCGCTTCAAACTCCATCCATAAATCATACAATTCCTCACCGAGAGAACCTTTTAATGTGCGTTTAATATTTAAAATTGCTTCTTGCTCATTTATTTGTTTTTGTAATTGTAATTCATGACTATTCATTGTATCAAAAGCAGGAATATCACCAGCTTCTGCCTCGACTAGGTCGTGAATAATAACCATTTTAAGTAATTTTTCAACATTGACTTTTTGATCCAAATAAGGCTCAACTAAAATGGCCATTAGAGACATGCGCCACGTATGTTCAGCAACGCTTTCTTGACGTCCGTTAGAAAGCCAGCTATGCCGCATTTCATATTTTAGTTTTTCTGCTAGTGCAATGATTTGTAAAATGTTATGTTCCATCGTGATCCTCCTCATATTTCTATACTGTAATTCTAATATGGAAATAAAATGTGTCAATTCTATGAGTATATTGCGATAAATAGATGATAAGCGTATAATACATATTATATGTGAAAACGCATTATTAAAATAAAAAAATGTTTTATAAAAATGAAAAGGGAAGGGCAGGAATATGGGAGACGAAAATCAAGGATTAGCTAGACCACAAAGAAGAAAAAGGAAGTTTGACATTTCTAGCCCAGTTGGCATTATAGTGGGTTTTGCCATAGTGATAGCGGCAATTATGCTTGGCGGCGGCGGAATAAAAGCTTTTAAAAACTTTTTAGATGTTTCATCTATTTTAATTGTCATAGGGGGAACAACAGCGACAATTGTTGTGGCATATCGATTTGGAGAAATAAAAAAATACACGAAAAGTATTTTTACTGTTTTACATAGAAGAGAAGCAGATTTAGAACAGTTAACGGATTTGTTCGTTGATTTTTCGAAAAAGTCTAAAAAACATGGCCTGCTTTCTTTAGAAGTTGATGGAGAGCAAGTAGACAATCCTTTTATTCAAAAAGGAATTCGATTAATGTTAAGTGGTTACGATGAAGATGAATTAAAAGAAGTATTAATGAAAGATATTGAAACAGAAGTATATGAGTTAAGAAAAGGAGCAGCGTTATTAGATAAAATTGGCGATTTCGCTCCAGCTTGGGGCATGATAGGGACTTTAATCGGTCTTATCATTATGCTTCAAAACTTGCAAGATACATCGCAAATTGGTACAGGGATGGCAGTTGCAATGTTAACGACATTGTATGGATCAGTACTTGCAAATATGATTGCAATCCCTCTTGCTGAAAAAGTGTATCGTGGTATTGAGGATTTATATACAGAGAAGAAGTTTGTTATTGAAGCAATTTCAGAATTGTATCGTGGACAAATTCCTTCTAAATTAAAGTTAAAACTGGATACATACGTATACGAAACAAAGATAAAAAAAGTAAAACGAGCAGCCTAATATTTCAAGGAGTGGTAAGGTGATGATAAAACGACCGCAAAGGGGATCGCCTCGTTGGATGACAACTTTTACAGATTTAACGATGTTATTATTAACTTTCTTTGTATTACTAGTTGCTACATCAAAGCAGGATGCAGTAAAATTGTCGAAGATGCTTGAAAAGTTTAGTGATGTGGAGCAAGTAGATGCAAAAGTAATGGAAAATACAATACCAGATATTTCACATGAAAAAAATGATGAAAAAATGGTCTCTAAAAAGAGAATGGACGAATTATATAAAAAGTTAAAAGCATATGTAGATAATAACGGTATTAGTCAAGTGAATGTATATCGAGAGGACACAGGGGTAAGTGTCGTTATAGTAGATAATTTAATATTCGATACGGGTGATGCGAACGTTAAACCGGAGGCGAAAGAGATAATAAGCCAATTAGTTGGATTTTTCCAATCGGTACCAAATCCCATTGTTGTAGAAGGACATACAGACAGTAGACCGATTCATAACGACAAATTCCCTTCAAACTGGGAATTATCTTCTGCACGAGCGGCAAATATGATTCATCACTTAATTGAAGTGTATAATGTGGATGATAAAAGGCTAGCTGCGGTAGGATATGCAGATACCAAGCCAGTAGTACCAAATGATTCACCGCAAAATTGGGAAAAAAACCGTCGCGTTGTCATTTATATAAAAGAATAGTATATTGTTATTTTGATAATAAATAATAAAAATACGAAAATTCTTTTAAAAAAATATTAAATTTTATCATTTTATTTTGTATAATGAGTGAGAATGATAAGGTGAAATATTAAGATATATTTATACATAGAAGGAGAGAATCAAAAAGAATGGCACATAAAATTTTAGTTGTAGACGATGCGATGTTCATGCGAACGATGATTAAAAACTTATTAAAAAGTAATTCTGAATTTGAAGTAATCGGAGAAGCGGAAAATGGAGTGGAGGCAATTCAAAAGTATAAAGAACTTCAACCTGATATTGTTACATTAGATATTACTATGCCAGAAATGGACGGACTTGAAGCATTAAAAGAAATTATTAAAATTGATTCAAGTGCAAAAGTTGTCATTTGTTCTGCAATGGGACAACAAGGTATGGTATTAGATGCAATTAAGGGTGGAGCAAAAGACTTTATTGTAAAGCCATTCCAAGCAGATCGCGTAATCGAAGCTTTAACAAAAGTAGCAAACAGCTAATATAGAAGGGGTGCCACAAGGAATCTAAACATTGATAGCGGATATGCGAGTGGCCCCCTTTTTTCTTGCTTTAAAACACTAAATTGTTATACATAAATGAAATGTTTGTTAGACAGGTAGGGGATTAAAATGCAAACAGATCTATTAAATATATTTTTTGAGGAATCAGAAGAACATTTACAATCGCTAAATGAAAATGTGCTAACTTTAGAACAAAATCCTGCCGATATGGATGTTGTGGGAGAAATATTCCGTTCAGCCCATACATTTAAAGGTATGTCAGCGAGTATGGAATTTACAGAAATGGCGGATTTAACGCATAAAATGGAAAACGTTTTAGATGAAATTCGTCATGGGAATATAGTTGTAAATGCTGAGATTATTGATGTGATTTTTGAGTGCATTGATAATTTAGAGAAGATGGTTGCAGATGTGCAACAAGGCGGAATGGGCAATATTGATGTGATTACAACTAAGCAGAAATTAGAAGCATTATTGAATGGCAATGTAGAAACTCCTGTGGAATATATTGAGCAAGAACTTATAAATAATGATGATGCAGTTTCACATGAAGTGCATATAACTGTTGAGCAACAAGCTATTTTAAAAGCAGTACGCGCAATTATGTGTATTGAAGCACTGCAAAATGTAGGTAATGTACAAAAAACAGTTCCAAGTATTGAAGAAATTGAAGCAGATGCTTTCGGGTTTGAGTTCACAGTATTTATGGATACTGATCAAAGTGAAGAAGAATTAAAACAAGTGGTGCTTCATGTTTCTGAAATTGAGAAAGTAGAAGTGAAGCAAGGACATACATCAAAAGAAGTAGTTTCGGAAGAATTGGCTACACAAGAAGTCGTACAAGTGGCTACGCAGGTGGAATCAACTAAAGAAATATCGAAGCAACCTGCTACACCAGCTAAAAGCAATGCGAAGACGAAAAACGCTAAAGTGGAGAATCGTTCAATTCGTGTCCAATTAGAGAAAATCGAAAGATTAATGAATATGTTTGAAGAAAGTGTAATCGAACGTGGGCGCATTGATGAATTGGCACAAAGGATTCAAAATAAGGAGTTAATTGAGCATTTAAATCGATTAGGCGATATTTCAAAAGATATTCAAAATGTACTACTAAACATGCGTATGGTACCAATTGAAACGGTCTTCAATCGTTTCCCACGTATGGTACGTATGTTAGCGAAAGATTTAGGGAAAAAAATCGATTTACAAATTACAGGTGAAGACACTGAAGTTGATAAAATTGTTATTGATGAAATCGGTGATCCACTCGTTCATTTAATCCGTAATGCAATTGATCACGGTGTTGAAACTGTTGAACAACGTCGTGATGCAGGTAAAAATGAGACAGGTACGATTAAATTAGAAGCATTCCATAGTGGAAATCATGTTGTAATTCAAATTACGGATGACGGAAACGGTATTCATAAAGGAAAAGTATTAGAAAAAGCGATTAAAAATGGTGTTGTAACAGAATCTGAGGCAAATAAATTAACGGACCGTGAAGTATTTGATTTAATCTTCCAACCAGGATTTAGTACAGCTGAAGTTGTATCAGACCTTTCTGGGCGTGGCGTTGGATTAGATGTAGTGAAACATACGATCCATAGTTTAGGTGGACATTTAATTATTGATTCTGAAGAAGGAAAAGGTAGTACATTTAGAATTGAACTTCCATTAACGTTGTCAATTATTCAATCTATGCTTGTTCAAACGAATGATAAACGTTATGCTTTCCCTCTTGGTAATATTGTTGAAGCAATTCGGATTAAGAGAGAAGACATCCAATCCTTACAAGGAAAAGATGTGTTAAATTACCGTAATCAAATTATTGAAGTGAAGCATTTAAGTACTGTATTTGGTGAGAAAACAGTAGATGAGGCGTTTGCGTCATATGATGGTCAAATGGTTCCTGTGTTAATTGTTCGTAATACACATCGCAGCTATGGACTTATTGTAAACACAATTATCGGTCAAAGAGAAATCGTCTTAAAGTCATTAGGTGACTTCTTTGCAGAGAGTTCTAATTATTTCTCTGGTGCGACAATTCTCGGTGATGGACGAGTGGTCCTCATTTTAAACCCAGAAGGTTTATAATAGGAATGAAGGAAAGCTCCCCACTTGTATACAATTGGGGAGCTTTTTGGTTAATCGTTACTAATCTAAAAATGGGAATAAATACATATTAACGTTTTATATAATAAGTTTGTTAAAATAAAATGAGAGTTTATATCATTTGATAGAAAAACAGAAATGAGGAGGCAGAGAAAATGCCTGAGCAACACACAAAAGGGGATACGAGCACAATTGTGCTAGAAAAAGAAAATGAGCATTTAACGCCTCAAGAATGCGATATTCTTGGCGAAATTGCAAATATATCATTTGGTTCAGCTTCGACTGTATTATCAACAATCTTAAATAGGCAAGTAAGCATTACTGCTCCTCGCATAGAATTGGTAGATTTATATGATTCAAGCGACGTCGAAGTTCCACACGTTGTATTAAACATTCATTTTACAAAAGGATTAGATATGGAAAACCTTCTTGTCCTTAAGCAAGATGTTGCATTATCCATTGCTGATTTAATGATGATGGGAACAGGTGAAGTGGAAGACGGAAAAGAACTTGGTGAATTAGAGCTAAGTGCTGTACAAGAAGCGATGAATCAAATGATGGGGTTCGCAGCTACATCTATGTCAGAATTCTTTCAAGATACAGTAGATATGTCTCCGCCGACAATTAAAGTTGTAAAGTTATCAGAAGAAATGGAGAAAATTTCTGAGATTGATGGGAATCAAACGATTGTTAAAGTATCGTTTGATTTAAAGATAGATAATCTTGTAAACTCTAAACTTGTGCAAATTGTTTCAGTTGAACATGCGAAACAAATGGTAAATAAATTAATGCAATTATCTGGTGGAGTAGAAGAAAAAGATGAGCCAGCAGAAGTAGTGGAAACTGAGATTGTAGAAGAACAAGTTGAAAAAGAGCATTTAACACAAGAAGAGAAAGATGTCCTTGGTGAAATTGCAAATATTTCAATTGGTTCAGCTTCAACAGTATTGTCAACACTATTAAATCAGCCAGTTACAATTAGTACGCCCAATGTAGAATCAATCAATGTTCGTCATTATGACGGAGTGCCAGTCCCGTTTGTTATTTTAAATGTTGATTTTGTTGAAGGACTAAAGAATGAGAATGTATTCGTATTTACGAAAGATGTCGCTTTAACAATGGTAGATTTAATGATGATGGGAACAGGGGAAGTTGATCCAGAGAAGGAGCTTAGTGAATTAGAACTGAGCGGTATTAAAGAAATCATGAACCAAATGATGGGGCATGCTGCGACGGCGATGTCAGAAATGTTTCAAGAAAAAATGGACATGACACCGCCAAATGTTAAATTTGTAACCTTAAAAGAAGAAATGGAATATTTGGGAGAGTCAATGAAAGTGGACGAACTCGTTCAAATTACGTTCAACCTTGAAATTGGCGACCTGCTTCAATCGAAAATGTATCAAATTTTACCGATTTCAGAAGCGAAAGAAATGGTAAGAAGACTTCTATATCCAATGGTGGAAGAGGAAGAAGAGATTGTTACAGAAGAAATTGAAGAAGAAAAAATTGTAGAACCTGTTGTGCAACCTATTGAATTTAAAGAAGTAAAACAAATGGAACCAGTATACATGGACACATCCATCCTACAAAATGTAGAGATGAACGTGAAATTTGTATTTGGAAGCACAGTGAAAACAATTCAAGATATTTTAAGTTTACAAGAGAATGAAGCAGTTGTACTAGATGAGGATATTGACGAACCAATTCGTATTTATGTAAATGATGTATTGGTGGCGTATGGTGAACTTGTAAATGTAGATGGATTTTTCGGAGTAAAAGTGACGAAATCGCTATAAGTCGTTGAAATAGGAGTTTGAGCTAGCAGATGAAAAACGTAAAGTTTTTTCTAATGAGCTGGTTATTCATAAATGTGTGTCTGTTCTTACCTCTGCAAAGTCAGGCGGAAGAACAAATTGAGCCAGATCAAAAACTAAATGAAATGAATGTACAAGAAGAAAACAAAGAAGTTCAAGAGCAGCCAGAGCAAGTGGAAGTGAATCAAGGTAAAGAGGAACAACAAGAAGTAGTAAATGAACAAGAGGTCGAAAAAAAGATAGAGACGGATCAAGGGGTTATTACAGTAAATAAGCCAGAATTAAAAGTTGGCGAAGAAGTGCGGGTTATTGTAGAGCCGAAAGAGCAAAATGTTCAAAGTATAAAAGGTATTTTGCGCTTGCCAAAAAACGGCGATCAGTATGAACAAGAAAGAATGCTAGCGTTTAAGTATGAAGAGGAAACAAAGCGATGGATTGCTAACTACAAGGTCGAAACTTTTGATTTGCAAGGTAATTGGAACCTGCAGCTCATTCAAAGCTATAAAGAAAATGAGAAAGAAGAACTCACTGAAAATGAAGTGAAAGTCCCGCTCATTCGTATAAATAATGAAACACCGACTATAGATAAAGAATTGCCGAAGTTACATAAAGTTACTATTGATGAAGCGAAAGAGAAGGTAATTGAACGGAAACAAGGCGATTCTATACGTGTGCGAGTGAAGGCGGCAGACAAAGAATCGGTTGTGAAAGAGGTCCGCGTGACATTAAAGGGGAAAGAAAATAAAGAGACTACATTTTTATTAGATTACAATAAGCGCGATATGGATTGGCAAAAGGTATTTGAAATAACGGATGCGTTGCCAATTGGCTCATACGAATTACTTATAGAGATAGTGGATGCGGCCGGCAATAAACTGGTTGAGGAAAGTGAGTATATCGTTTCTGTTTTGGAGCAAAAAACAGAAGATGATAAAAAGATAGAAGAACGAGAGAATGAAGATAAGTTAGAGGATAAGAAAGAAACGGATGAGAAAGAAACTGAGAAGCAGGAAGACTCGAAAGTAGAAATCCCGCTTCTGGAAGAAAAACCGCCAGTTGTTCAAATCCCAAAAAAAGAAGAGAAAGTAAACGATCTTATAAAAGAACCATTGAAAGAGAAAGAAAAAATTACTTATTTTATAAAAGAGCCTCTCACAGAAAACAAGGAAGTAAATAAAGCGAAGGCTCAAAAAGATAAAGATAATAAAAATAACAATCAGGTCGTTTCTAAAAAGAAAGAGAAAAAAGAAGAGCCAGAAGAGAAGAAAGAAGCAAAAAGTGAACAGGGAATAGAAGCTTCTAATGTATTTACTATCATGTCAGGTTTATTCGTACTATTTTTAGTTTTAAAGAGTAATAAAGAATGGGGCTAAGTATTTTATAGTAGTGGAGGCGCTTAAATGGAAATTAAACGTACGACAATTGAAGATAAGACGCTACAACCATTAAAACAGCCTGCAGCTATTTCGGAACATGAAATTCAGAAAGAACGAAAGCGTAGTAATTTAGTGTTTACTGGACAGTCTAAAATTATTACGAAAAATAATGAAATAGGTATTTTGCTTGCAAGTTTAGGTGATGGAAAGGTTATGAAGGAAATGCTTTCTAAAGAGATGGATACAGTATTGCAACTCTTTAAAAAGTTACATACGTTATCTGGAGAAGGAAAGCAAACAGATAAAATATTTGAACAAGTAATGAGAAGCTTGCAAGGACTTGTTAAGCAAGCGCATATAAAAGAACTTCCTTTGTTAGATGGAACGTATGATTTCGCAGAAGTACAACTATCATTTGGTAGAAAGGTACATATTCCGTTATTAGATGTAAGTGCACTTATTTCTAGAGTAGAAAGTGATTCGTCAGAAGGAAATATAAATTTAATGGTAACGGTTATTACTGCTTATATAACGAAATTGTCTAACGAAACCATTTTAATTAGCGTTACAGATCGCACTGCTAAAGAGCGGGATGTAAGCGTATGGAGAGCACTTGCAGAAATGAATATGACACAATTATCACAGGCGTTGAAACACACAATGCAAGAACATAAATGGTCTATGACGTTTCTTTTTCTCTTTGTATGGATTGTTGCTATTATTTTAATTCGAGTTATTTAAAAAGGTCGTCACTTTACATTGTGACGACCTCTTTTATATTTTTTCGTAAAAGAATGTATCAAATCGCTGAAGATTATAACGTTCGGGTGTTAAAATTTGTTCAGTACTACCAACAAATAGTACGCCGCCTTTTCGTAAAGCGCGACTAAATTTTTCGTAAAGTTTTACCCTTGCTTCTTCAGTAAAGTAAATCATTACATTACGACAAATGATTAAGTCATAATTTGTATCAAACGACTGCATTAAAAGATCGTGCTGTTTGAACGTCACGTTTTGTTTAATGTTTTGATGCAATGAATATATATCATTCTCTTTTGTGAAATGACGCTCTTTTAAATCGGCAGGTAATTCTTTTAAAGACCGTTCTGTATATTGACCGCGTTTTGCAGTTTCTAAAATGTGAAAATCAAGATCTGTTGCTTGTATTTCAAAACGATATGGAGCTAGGTGCTTCGATAAAATTAAAGAGAGTGTATATGGTTCTTCACCGGCAGCGCAAGCGGCACTCCATACTTTTAATTTTCCGTTATTTTGTTCGAGTAATTTTGGTAGTGCTTTAGATTCTAACGTTTGCCAACGTTCTTTATTTCTAAAAAACTCTGAAACGTTAATTGTAATATAGTCAATAAAACTTAAAAATAACTTTTGATCGGTACGTAAATTGCTTAGAAAACTAGTGTAGTTTACAAAGCCCTTTCTCGAAATAAAAGCATCGATTCTACGACGCATTCTATCTTGTTTATATGAAGCGATATCCATATTGAATTGTTGTTTAAAACTCGCGATAAAATGATCATAATCTTGTTCAATTATCATATTTATAATAGGCACAATAACGATATTGTGCCTCCCCCTTTACATCATACGGATTTTTTGTTCAAAGTTTTTTTTCATCTGTTTTTCATGTAAACCTGGTAAATCATAAATAACAGCATCAATTCCTGCTTCTTTTGCAACGTCAACGGGAATGACAGATGTATGCTTGTCCCCATTATAAAAACAGAGAACTAAATCGGTATCTTCGATTATTTGTTTTACAAAAAACATATAATCTGATCGGTAAATGGAGTCGGAAGGATGATCAAAAGCGACATACTCGGCTCCGTGTTTTTTTAAATAATCAACGATTTCTTGAAATTCATCTGTTACTGCTTGTAACGGTTGTAGCGTGTAAAGGCATAAATTTTGAGCGAGTCGTTCGTTTTCGACGAAAAAGCGAAGTACCTCATTTTCGATAGATTTATAACATAATATGTAAATTTTATGTTTGTGAGCATAGTCAGTTAAAAATTTTTTTATTTCTTCTTGATCTAATGCTGTTAATTGATTTGAACCACAAAGAAAAATATTCATAGATTTGTGCCACCTCATGCTAAATTGTAACATATCTTTTATAAAAAATAACTGCAAAATATTAGTGTTCAGAGTATAATTATAAATAACTGGATTTTACGATTAAGTTTAGGAAGAAATAAAAAAATAAATAGGTGATATATATATGCTACGTTCGATCTCGCATAATCCAATTTTATCGCATATACCGCCTGCTACTCAAATGCCGAAAGAAGCAAATGTCAGGACAGGACTTGCATTTTCGGATAATTTGCATGCAGATCCGAAAAAAGATAAATTGCTAGAACAAATGGAAGCATTTGTTGATAACATTGGAGAAATTAAAGAGAAAATTGAAATGGAATTAACGCTTGATAATGTAATGGAATACAAAAATACAGTAAAATCATTTTTGAATTTTTACGTAGATAATGTATTGCAATATAAAGATGTCATGTCACGTCATCCACGTTATGGCTATTCACAGAAAATGACGATTGTGAAACAGGCGGAAATGGGATTAAATGAGTTAGAAGATGTTATGAATTTAATTAATACGAAAACGGGACATTTAGAAATGTTAAATCAGATTGGAGAAATCCACGGTTTAATTGTAAATTTAGTCTTGTAAAAGGGAAGGAAACGATATGTACATACAATTATATGAAAAGCTCGTTATTATTCAAAAAGCATATGAAAACATTCAAGCGCTTGGAGAACAAATATATGAGGATTTAAAACATAAAAATGTAAATGCTGTTCAAAAGTTACAAGTAGAGCAATTGCAGTACATTGATGGTTTAAAAAAGTTATCAAGTTCATTTGAAGAAATGGTTGTTCAGTTTTGTAAAGAAAAGGGAATCGAACCTTTTCGTGTAAGTGCATTATTTTTGCATTTTTCTAACGAAGAAATTAAAAAAATGGAAGAATTACAAAAAAATGTAGCTGAATTAGAAGAGAATGTAAAAATGATTCTTTTGAAAAATCAATATTACTTAAACGTACTATTAAAAACTACAGAAAGTATTGTGGATTCCGTTTCTGAATATAATTTAGAGCGAAACAATAATTCACAAATCTTTATGAACGAACTATTGTAAAGGGGAAGTGAAACGTTATGAGACTATCTGATTATAATACGCCGTTATCGGGTTTGTTAGCGGCACAAATGGGGTTACAAACGACGAAACAAAATTTATCAAACATTCATACGCCTGGTTATGTGCGTCAAATGGTGAATTACGGATCGGCTGGAGCAAGTCAGGGCTATTCACCGGAACAAAAAATAGGTTACGGTGTACAAACGTTAGGCGTTGATCGTATTACAGATGAAGTGAAGACGAAACAGTTTAACGATCAATTATCCCAACTCTCATACTATAACTACATGAATTCGACTTTATCACGTGTAGAATCTATGGTTGGAACGACAGGAAAGAATTCATTATCTAGTTTAATGGATGGCTTCTTTAATGCCTTTCGTGAAGTTGCAAAAAATCCAGAACAACCAAATTACTATGATACATTAATTTCTGAAACTGGGAAGTTTACAAGTCAAGTAAATCGTTTGGCAAAAAGCTTAGATACAGCAGAAGCACAAACGACAGAAGATATTGAAGCGCATGTCAATGAATTTAATCGTCTTGCTGGTAGTTTAGCGGAAGCGAATAAAAAAATTGGACAAGCAGGTACACAAGTGCCAAATCAACTTTTGGATGAACGTGATCGAATCATTACAGAAATGTCTAAGTATGCAAATATAGAAGTGTCTTATGAATCTATGAATCCTAATATTGCAAGTGTTAGAATGAATGGTGTTTT
This genomic interval carries:
- a CDS encoding flagellar motor switch protein; this encodes MPEQHTKGDTSTIVLEKENEHLTPQECDILGEIANISFGSASTVLSTILNRQVSITAPRIELVDLYDSSDVEVPHVVLNIHFTKGLDMENLLVLKQDVALSIADLMMMGTGEVEDGKELGELELSAVQEAMNQMMGFAATSMSEFFQDTVDMSPPTIKVVKLSEEMEKISEIDGNQTIVKVSFDLKIDNLVNSKLVQIVSVEHAKQMVNKLMQLSGGVEEKDEPAEVVETEIVEEQVEKEHLTQEEKDVLGEIANISIGSASTVLSTLLNQPVTISTPNVESINVRHYDGVPVPFVILNVDFVEGLKNENVFVFTKDVALTMVDLMMMGTGEVDPEKELSELELSGIKEIMNQMMGHAATAMSEMFQEKMDMTPPNVKFVTLKEEMEYLGESMKVDELVQITFNLEIGDLLQSKMYQILPISEAKEMVRRLLYPMVEEEEEIVTEEIEEEKIVEPVVQPIEFKEVKQMEPVYMDTSILQNVEMNVKFVFGSTVKTIQDILSLQENEAVVLDEDIDEPIRIYVNDVLVAYGELVNVDGFFGVKVTKSL
- the cheR gene encoding protein-glutamate O-methyltransferase CheR, translating into MIIEQDYDHFIASFKQQFNMDIASYKQDRMRRRIDAFISRKGFVNYTSFLSNLRTDQKLFLSFIDYITINVSEFFRNKERWQTLESKALPKLLEQNNGKLKVWSAACAAGEEPYTLSLILSKHLAPYRFEIQATDLDFHILETAKRGQYTERSLKELPADLKERHFTKENDIYSLHQNIKQNVTFKQHDLLMQSFDTNYDLIICRNVMIYFTEEARVKLYEKFSRALRKGGVLFVGSTEQILTPERYNLQRFDTFFYEKI
- a CDS encoding flagellar motor switch protein FliG translates to MNIFLCGSNQLTALDQEEIKKFLTDYAHKHKIYILCYKSIENEVLRFFVENERLAQNLCLYTLQPLQAVTDEFQEIVDYLKKHGAEYVAFDHPSDSIYRSDYMFFVKQIIEDTDLVLCFYNGDKHTSVIPVDVAKEAGIDAVIYDLPGLHEKQMKKNFEQKIRMM
- a CDS encoding YaaR family protein, encoding MLRSISHNPILSHIPPATQMPKEANVRTGLAFSDNLHADPKKDKLLEQMEAFVDNIGEIKEKIEMELTLDNVMEYKNTVKSFLNFYVDNVLQYKDVMSRHPRYGYSQKMTIVKQAEMGLNELEDVMNLINTKTGHLEMLNQIGEIHGLIVNLVL
- the flgK gene encoding flagellar hook-associated protein FlgK, with amino-acid sequence MRLSDYNTPLSGLLAAQMGLQTTKQNLSNIHTPGYVRQMVNYGSAGASQGYSPEQKIGYGVQTLGVDRITDEVKTKQFNDQLSQLSYYNYMNSTLSRVESMVGTTGKNSLSSLMDGFFNAFREVAKNPEQPNYYDTLISETGKFTSQVNRLAKSLDTAEAQTTEDIEAHVNEFNRLAGSLAEANKKIGQAGTQVPNQLLDERDRIITEMSKYANIEVSYESMNPNIASVRMNGVLTVNGQDTYPLQLNKEKEPMTAEIYGSEIPLTSGAIQSAIDTKAKIASYKKNLEELMSSVKNEVNTVMGKEFFVGDQAKDMKLNPEFAKDVSKMKISAETANKLAAITDGNYKEGLSYKQALDQFVVGVASDKSAVNAYQKIHGDLLEGIQQEKMGVEGVNMEEEMVNLMAFQKYFVANSKAITTMNEVFDSLFSIIR